Proteins from one Carassius auratus strain Wakin linkage group LG28B, ASM336829v1, whole genome shotgun sequence genomic window:
- the LOC113067674 gene encoding tubulin beta-4B chain-like, whose protein sequence is MREIVHLQAGQCGNQIGAKFWEVISDEHGIDPTGTYHGDSDLQLDRISVYYNEATGGKYVPRAILVDLEPGTMDSVRSGPFGQIFRPDNFVFGQSGAGNNWAKGHYTEGAELVDSVLDVVRKEAESCDCLQGFQLTHSLGGGTGSGMGTLLISKIREEYPDRIMNTFSVVPSPKVSDTVVEPYNATLSVHQLVENTDETYCIDNEALYDICFRTLKLTTPTYGDLNHLVSATMSGVTTCLRFPGQLNADLRKLAVNMVPFPRLHFFMPGFAPLTSRGSQQYRALSVPELTQQMFDAKNMMAACDPRHGRYLTVAAVFRGRMSMKEVDEQMLNVQNKNSSYFVEWIPNNVKTAVCDIPPRGLKMAATFIGNSTAIQELFKRISEQFTAMFRRKAFLHWYTGEGMDEMEFTEAESNMNDLVSEYQQYQDATAEEGEFEEEGEEEVA, encoded by the exons ATGCGCGAGATTGTGCACCTGCAAGCTGGCCAGTGCGGCAACCAGATCGGAGCCAAG ttctgGGAGGTGATCAGCGATGAGCACGGTATTGATCCAACCGGAACATATCATGGAGACAGCGACCTGCAGCTAGACAGGATCAGTGTTTACTACAATGAAGccacag GTGGGAAGTATGTTCCCCGTGCCATCTTGGTGGATCTGGAGCCTGGCACAATGGATTCAGTTCGTTCTGGACCCTTTGGACAGATATTTAGACCTGACAACTTTGTGTTTG GTCAGAGTGGTGCTGGAAACAACTGGGCCAAAGGTCACTACACAGAAGGAGCAGAGCTGGTGGACTCAGTACTGGATGTTGTTCGTAAGGAAGCAGAAAGCTGCGACTGCCTGCAAGGCTTCCAGCTCACCCACTCTCTCGGTGGAGGCACTGGCTCTGGCATGGGCACCCTCCTCATCAGCAAGATCCGTGAAGAGTATCCCGACCGCATCATGAACACCTTCAGCGTGGTGCCTTCACCCAAGGTGTCCGACACCGTGGTGGAGCCCTACAATGCCACGCTGTCCGTCCACCAGCTGGTTGAGAACACAGACGAGACCTACTGCATCGACAACGAGGCTCTCTACGACATCTGCTTCCGCACTCTCAAACTCACCACACCAACGTACGGTGACCTCAACCACCTCGTCTCGGCCACCATGAGTGGCGTCACCACCTGCCTCCGCTTCCCCGGCCAGCTCAACGCTGACCTTCGCAAACTGGCCGTCAACATGGTGCCCTTCCCACGCCTGCACTTCTTCATGCCCGGCTTCGCTCCCCTCACCAGCCGAGGCAGCCAGCAGTACCGTGCTCTCTCCGTTCCTGAGCTCACTCAGCAGATGTTTGATGCCAAGAACATGATGGCCGCCTGCGACCCCCGTCACGGCCGCTACTTGACTGTAGCCGCCGTCTTCCGTGGACGCATGTCCATGAAGGAGGTGGACGAGCAGATGCTGAACGTCCAGAACAAGAACAGCAGCTACTTCGTCGAGTGGATCCCCAACAACGTCAAGACCGCCGTGTGCGACATCCCACCCCGCGGGCTCAAGATGGCGGCCACCTTCATCGGCAACAGCACGGCCATCCAGGAGCTGTTCAAGAGAATCTCGGAGCAGTTCACCGCTATGTTCAGGCGCAAGGCTTTCCTTCACTGGTACACCGGCGAGGGCATGGACGAGATGGAGTTCACCGAGGCCGAGAGCAACATGAACGACCTGGTGTCCGAGTACCAGCAGTACCAAGACGCCACCGCCGAAGAGGGCGAGTTTGAAGAGGAGGGCGAGGAGGAGGTCGCCTAA